From one Sus scrofa isolate TJ Tabasco breed Duroc chromosome 9, Sscrofa11.1, whole genome shotgun sequence genomic stretch:
- the LOC100520502 gene encoding olfactory receptor 10A3-like encodes MKRHNQSSVVDFVLLGFSNFPELQGQLFGVFLVIYLVTLVGNAVIILIISLEQSLHVPMYLFLQSLSVVDLSISAVVMPEMLVVLSTEEMRISVSGCFAQMYFILLFGVTECFLLGAMAYDRFAAICHPLSYPVLMNQRVFVKLVGSSWVSGIMVATVQTSWVFSFPFCGPNEINHLFCETPPVLELACADTFLFEVYAFTGTILTVMVPFLLILLSYLRILLAILKMPPTTGRQKAFSTCGSHLTSVTLFYGTASMTYLQPKSGYSPDTKKLLSLAYTLLTPLLNPLIYSLRNSELKRALMKLWRRKVELHTF; translated from the coding sequence ATGAAAAGGCACAATCAGAGCTCTGTGGTTGACTTCGTCCTCTTGGGCTTTTCTAACTTTCCCGAACTCCAAGGGCAGCTCTTTGGGGTGTTCTTGGTTATTTATCTGGTGACCTTGGTAGGAAATGCCGTCATTATTCTCATCATCTCGCTGGAACAGAGCCTCCACGTCCCCATGTACCTGTTCCTCCAGAGCCTGTCTGTGGTGGACTTGAGTATCAGTGCCGTGGTTATGCCTGAAATGCTGGTGGTCCTCTCCACTGAGGAAATGAGGATTTCTGTTTCGGGCTGTTTTGCACAGATgtacttcattcttctttttggtGTGACCGAATGTTTTCTCCTGGGGGCAATGGCTTATGACCGATTTGCTGCAATCTGCCATCCTCTGAGCTACCCAGTGCTCATGAACCAAAGGGTTTTCGTGAAGTTAGTAGGGTCCTCTTGGGTCTCAGGGATTATGGTGGCTACTGTGCAGACCTCATGGGTTTTCAGTTTTCCCTTTTGTGGCCCCAATGAAATTAATCACCTCTTCTGTGAGACTCCCCCAGTGCTGGAGCTTGCGTGTGCAGACACATTTTTGTTTGAAGTCTATGCGTTCACTGGCACCATTCTGACAGTTATGGTTCCTTTCTTGTTGATACTCCTGTCTTACCTTCGAATCCTCCTTGCCATCCTGAAGATGCCACCCACCACAGGGAGGCAGaaggccttttccacctgtggctcccatctgACGTCTGTTACCCTCTTCTACGGCACAGCCAGTATGACTTACTTACAGCCCAAATCTGGCTACTCCCCAGACACCAAGAAGCTCCTGTCCTTGGCTTACACGTTGCTTACGCCTCTGCTGAACCCCCTGATCTACAGCTTGAGGAACAGTGAGCTGAAGAGAGCTTTGATGAAGTTATGGCGAAGAAAAGTGGAATTACACACCTTTTGA